From Ignavibacteriota bacterium:
ACGCCGGCGGTGAGTATCGCTCCACGGATGCCTACCGCCGCCTCCATGAGGATAAGGTCCAGATGCTCCTGATCCTGAAGCAGCTCCATACGACCTACAAGGCGCAGGAGAAGCTGGAGCAGGTCGAGCGTCAGTTGAAAGAAGAAGGGTACGCCCGTTAACGCTCTCACGCCGCTGGCCTGCCTCTATGGGGTGGGGGTGTGGATGCGGAACACGGCGTATGATCACCGCCTGTTCAGTGTGTACAGGCCACCCGTTCCGGTGATCGCGGTCGGGAACCTGACGGTGGGCGGGACGGGGAAGACCCCGATGGTGGCATGGATCGCAGCATATCTTCGCACGAAGCATGTGCGCACCGCGATCCTCAGCCGGGGGTACGGCAGAAGTTCGCACGGCGTCCGCGTTGTGTCCGATGGGAAACGGCTCCTGGCCGATGCCCGGGAAGGTGGTGATGAACCGGTGCAACTCGCGCGGTCCTTCCCCGACATACCGGTCGTCGTGGGTGAGAGTCGGAGCGATGCGGCGCGGGAGGCCCTGAAGTTGTTCGCCCCCGAGGTGCTGGTGCTGGATGATGCGTATCAGCATCGGGCGATCGCGCGGGACCTGAATGTGCTGGTCGTGGATGGGAGCAGTGACCTGGCAACGGACGAGATGTTGCCGGCGGGACGGAGAAGAGAGCCGCTGTCGGCGTTGCAGCGCGCATCCGTGGTGGTGTTCACCCATCCCGATCCCGTGACAGGTCGGGTAGCAGGTGAGGCAACGGTACGGCGCTGGTTCAGCGGTCCGGTGCTGACCTGTACGAGGGCCATCGGTTCGTTCGTGGACTCCGCGGGGCAGATGGTGGATGTGGAGCAGGTACAGAAGGGGCGCTGCGTGCTGGTCAGTGGTATCGGGCACCCCGAGCGGTTTGAACGGGACATCCGGGCATTGGGGATCGAGGTGGCCGGCCATGTGCAGTACCGCGATCACCACCGGTTCACGCAGGACGATGTGCGCGCGATGGCCGGGGCAGCAACGAACAGCGGTGTGCAGCGGATCGTGACAACGGAAAAGGATATGGTGCGACTGATGTCCGTAGCGGGTGCAATGGAGAGGCTCGGGTCGGTGGCGATGGTGACGGCAGCGCAGTTGTCCGTGGCGCTGCAACCGGCGGACTCGCTGGGATCGCAGATCGATGCCGTGCTCGGGAGTGGCTCATGAAGGTCGTGCTCACGGACCCGATGACGTCAGCGTTCAAGTTCGGGAAGTACACCTCGTGGATCACGGAAGGCATCCCCGGCGTCGATCTCCAGGTGGTGTCGTATAAGAACACCACGGGCGATCCGTTGGACGGCTGTCAGGGTGTGATCCTCTCCGGCGGCGTGGATGTGGGTCCGGACCTCTACGGTTTCGTCGACACCGACGGGGTCGTTGAAGAGACCGACCCGCGCCGGGACGCGTTCGAGGTTGGGGTCATCCGCGCAGCCATCGCACGGGACCTGCCGATCCTGGGGATCTGCCGGGGCACGCAGCTCACGAATGTCGTACTGGGGGGAACCCTGGTGCCGGATCTGCAGCGTGCCGGGCACCAGGACCATCGTTCAACGCCGGAGGGGGACCGTGTGCATCAGGTGGCCGTTGAACAGGGGAGTCTGCTCGCCGGGATCACCGGCGTGGCACAGGGCACGGTAAGTTCAGCCCATCACCAGGCGGTCGGGCGCGTCGGTGAGGGATTACGTGTGACAGCCCGTTCCGCCGACGGCGTGATCGAAGCGCTGGAATGGGCGGTGCCAGCGGGGCGCGCGTTTTTTCAGCTCGTTCAGTGGCATCCGGAAAGGATGACGGAGAGGGAGAACCCTCTGCAACGGCATCTGATCCTGCAGTTTGCGAAAACAGTCAATCGACACAACACATAGAGGACCATACATGAAAAAATACGTTTATTTCTTCGGCAAGGGTAAGGCTGAAGGCCGCGCTGAGATGAAGGCCCTGCTCGGCGGCAAGGGCGCGAACCTCGCCGAGATGGTCAACATCGGACTGCCCGTGCCTGCCGGCTTCACGATCTCCACCGAAGTCTGCACGTACTACTACGCCAACAAACTGAAGTACCCCACGTCGCTCCAGGGCGAAGTGAAGAAGGCCCTGAAGCGCGTCGAATCCGCCATGGGCGCGAAGTTCGGCGATCCGAAGAACCCGCTGCTCGTGTCCGTGCGCTCCGGCGCCCGCGCATCGATGCCGGGCATGATGGACACCATCCTCAACCTCGGCCTCAACGACACCGTGGCCGAAGGGCTCGTCGCAAAGACGAAGAACCCGCGGTTCGTGTACGACTCGTACCGCCGGTTCGTGCAGATGTACGGCGATGTGGTGCTCGGCCTGAAGCCGGTGCAGACGTGGGGTGCCGTGAGTGCCGTGTTCGGGTCGTGGAACAACGAGCGCGCCATTGCCTACCGCAAGATGTACGACATCCCCGAATCGTGGGGCACCGCCGTCAACGTGCAGTCGATGGTGTTCGGCAACATGGGCGAAGATTCCGGCACGGGCGTGGCGTTCACGCGCGACGCGGCGACCGGCGAGAACATCTTCTATGGTGAGTTCCTGATGAATGCGCAGGGCGAGGACGTGGTGGCCGGCACGCGCA
This genomic window contains:
- the lpxK gene encoding tetraacyldisaccharide 4'-kinase, with the translated sequence MWMRNTAYDHRLFSVYRPPVPVIAVGNLTVGGTGKTPMVAWIAAYLRTKHVRTAILSRGYGRSSHGVRVVSDGKRLLADAREGGDEPVQLARSFPDIPVVVGESRSDAAREALKLFAPEVLVLDDAYQHRAIARDLNVLVVDGSSDLATDEMLPAGRRREPLSALQRASVVVFTHPDPVTGRVAGEATVRRWFSGPVLTCTRAIGSFVDSAGQMVDVEQVQKGRCVLVSGIGHPERFERDIRALGIEVAGHVQYRDHHRFTQDDVRAMAGAATNSGVQRIVTTEKDMVRLMSVAGAMERLGSVAMVTAAQLSVALQPADSLGSQIDAVLGSGS
- a CDS encoding gamma-glutamyl-gamma-aminobutyrate hydrolase family protein, with translation MKVVLTDPMTSAFKFGKYTSWITEGIPGVDLQVVSYKNTTGDPLDGCQGVILSGGVDVGPDLYGFVDTDGVVEETDPRRDAFEVGVIRAAIARDLPILGICRGTQLTNVVLGGTLVPDLQRAGHQDHRSTPEGDRVHQVAVEQGSLLAGITGVAQGTVSSAHHQAVGRVGEGLRVTARSADGVIEALEWAVPAGRAFFQLVQWHPERMTERENPLQRHLILQFAKTVNRHNT